From Amaranthus tricolor cultivar Red isolate AtriRed21 chromosome 4, ASM2621246v1, whole genome shotgun sequence:
AGCTTTGTGTTGTAGACTTGTAGTGTTTAATTACCATAAGgtattttcttcaaaaaccttttttcacaaatttaagCATCTCGAATAGATTGTCACAGTTTGCTTCATATTATACTTGTGAACTATTTTAtttagtaaattatttttagaaattctaTTTGAGCGTTTTATGAAACATATCAACAATTCACCCATGAACAGTGAATTGACGTTCTTTACAACATGTGAATTTCTTTACTTtgatttgtaaaaaaaaagttcatattaaccatattttatttttgttttacaaatagaatagaaaaatgaaaaaagtatgTTCCTTGAATATGATTGCAGTTTGCAGAAGAATCGATAATTCACTCTTTACATGGCCTGATGAGagcaaatatattataagtttcAGCACGAATGCAAATGCCATATTGGCATACATATGTAACCCACATCGGCAAGAAAACGATGGACAAGAAAAAAGATAGCTATAAAAACGCTTGGAATACATCATACAAAACCACTTACCTGGACGGGGTCTATGAGTGATCAAGAAGACTCATGGCCTAGAGTGTTGGACCCCATTGCACTTTGGTGGTAGCAACACTTTAAGATCTCCTCAAGTAGGAGAGTCTACGTCATAATTTGTGGTAGTGGGGGCCTGCGTTCGCGCGGCCCCTATCCAATTTTAGTCTAAAGTAATTTTTCTTTCTGTTGATTCATTAGTTTATAGTTCTGTTTGATTGTTTGCCATAATTAATCTGGgcctaaattttaataatttaggcTAGTAAGATGTTTATCCTTCGACTTTGTAGAGACGTTTCACAATCAATGCCCAAATATTTAGTTGTTTGCTTATTTATTTGGGCCTAAGTATGATTGCAGAGAAACAcgttgatttttttaaatggaTATATGATGCAAGCATTGATCCATCATCGGTTATGATTCAAAGCTTTGTgtgctttttatttatttattgcaaaaattgatataaataatttaacttttcatCCAGCGGTGAATAATTTAgcctttaaattatttttaatagtttaatTTTTGCCCTTAGCTTGTTAGCAacataactttttattttataataatttaacgtTTGCCCTGAGTTACCCTGTTAGTATACTGATAGTAAACTAAgaacaaaggttgaattatttaaaaaacaatCTAAAGATGGGATAATTCAAAACAGACGGatgaaaggttgaattattaatattaattttttcttatttatttaatttttgaaagaaaattcaGGAGTTGCGCATTTAATGTGGGCTTTTGACTGCATGAGAGCCCTAACAACTAGtcaaggtaaaaaaaaaaaagtatctaACCACCTGTAGGGCTGAAGTTATaggacatttattttttttgactgAATGATAATCTTTAATGGTTGTAGAAGTAGTTTTTTGATGGACTTTGTTTCAGGGAATTTGTTAGTTCATTAGTTAATGAATTTCTTGTTAACAAATAAAGCTTTAAAACATTATGTGGTCAGACAGTAAGTGGCAACTAAATGAAATTGGACACACTATTTTCATGAACTAAAGATAGGAAATATTTCAATATATGAATATTTGCTTTGGAGAAAGCTGGAAAGCCATGAACTAAATGAAATATGGACACATTATCTTCATCAAAAGCAATAAATCAATCGAAATTATTtcccaaaaatatttaattcaaaCAACCAAATCGTTATTCTTGTATAGACTTGGTACACAGTATTCGAAAAGTGTGCACCATAAATATTTCatgtaaatattttttagtttataaaaaatattttttaatatttacaaaaaaagTCCTATATCTTAACTATAACTCATAACAAACTAAATTGATGGACTGATGGTTATATTTTCTAAAACTTCAAAGTCCGCGGTTGTTTTTAACATTGACTATTATTAAACAGCTTGTTCTACAACTTTTTACTCCTACTACATAATGCTACCTTAGTCTTTTACAATTTGTTACATATTTTTTGTATGTTTAATGAGATTTGTTATATTTCTAAGTCTAGCTATGACTCCACATTATCTCATTGATTTTTATCCatacattaaatttatattttcattttatccttttttttaacataatttatcttattctaTGTAATATTTCTTTGCCCCATAGAGAATTCTATATTTTATtgacaatattaaattatttattattatttattatttgacaGTTGGGTGGATAAGAGAAAATATTTAAACTGTATGAatatttaaagataaaaaaaaaagtataaacgAGATAAAAAAACCGGTAGAATCTTTACCTAAATTAGAGTTGTAGCGATTTAGTAGAATATTTAGAAATCTATTTAGAATTTaggcaaaagtgtcaaaaagtaccaaataaatttttttccaaGAAGTACCAAGTAAAAAaagttttatcaaaaaatatctaacaaaattttttcttttccaaagagtaccaaTTAACGTTTTTCTTCAGTTAACCAttaaatataacggttgactaGTCAAAATCGAATTCTTCCTCATcgatttcttttccaatttaacttcgattttgagtaaaaagtagaTGAAGAAGACACTAAgaaaattttcgattttgaccagtcaaccgttatatttgacggtcaactaAAGGAGAATGTTAATTGCtactttttgaaaaagaaaaaattttgttaggtattttttgacaattttttatTGGGTACTTTTtagaaattttgtttatttattaggtactttttaacattttttcttaggatttataatattaatcTGCAATGAAATTCAATCTGATTAAACTCTTCGTTAAACTTTTAAACAATTTAAAGGTTATAATTATGAACTTTgagcaaaatataaattatggaCCCCTTAAATCTAAAGTTacgttttattatattttggtatttgtaaatttgtttattaatactttaattagtatgattattttttattaatatattaaaatattgctaaattttataattacatgAAACCACTatatcatttattttaattaaactaataaaaataataaattaaaaattatcaaaagaGATTATAAAATTagcataaaataataataatatgttggtcacctaaattaatttatactggCATATCCTAACACAAACATTCAATGCAAagctaataatacaaatttattaacCAATTCATctaattatcttttaaaaaaatatattaaatgtgaattcaaattaaattttaaatttctcctTATCCATTTAAATTTTACTACATAATACACAAAGAccctcattttaattttaacatatAACAAAACTATAAAAACCTTCACAAAAGACCTGTACAAATGGAAGCCACAGCCCACACTACAACATTAGGATGATCAAGTGTtatttttatactccctccgttttctaatgttcttctcatttatacTATTCTATTTGAAGagaaaaatttgattaagatttttaagatacatatagatgataaaatatatccatgtgagatctcgttagatttgtcttaatatgtacttttttatcatatattttttatacttttttataatgcgtatttagagatattaaggctcGACTGTTGCTTTGAAAACtgtacaaaaagtaaatgagaagaaaaaaaaacggagggagtGTTAAACAGATAAGGTTACAATAAAAGTTGATGAACATGATGTTTTAATAAATTGGGTaatcataataattttattaaacatGGAAAGCATCAATAAACACGATTAATAAGTTAAGTGGTCCCTTAAAAACGTGTCTTTCGCATACCAATTAGCAATTACTACTCTTGTGACTCAAGAAAGATCCAAATTTCAGACGCCATCAATTTTGATTATTACTATCTCCGTTTCtacatttaatttcaaatataatttatcaattttaatgttaaattttaattaagatttCTCAAtatctcaatatatacttttttaatataaattttttaaaactgtttaaaactcagaatttaaattatttacctTTAAATTTATATCAAGATTcgcaaaaaaagtaaatgaagaTAACAAGtgaaaacagagggagtactATATAATATTAAGActattattttgagaattagaTTTTATCTTAGTTGTAGAGCAagtaaaatttttcaaaaaaaaattaaaagatttgatttttaattagtttttttcttttctcaatctattgtgaaataaaaaattttagtttatagaattagttttttttttctaattatggCATATAGGCCTTTTTCTAGATAAAACGGGTGGgtgaacttatttttatttgagtaaatatcaCTTTTTTTAGATATAATAAGCGTTGCTTTCTTCATCAATCCCTTCTTTCCCTCAACTTATTAtgcaataataaaaaacacaaacaagaaAGTAAATATGATAATAGACTAAGCACAAGACAAGATCggtagaaaaacaaaatcaagatCTCGTCTTAGGAGCTTTCTATTAAGGACATTtcatatttaatttgatttgaaattaacttaaaatttgaataaaattttgttggattaaatttgaaaattatacaTGTAATCAAAAAATAACCTAATAGGAAATTAGTAGAAAGGCGTAGCAGTTATATCAAAGCGTGAAAAATTAGTTTGCAAAAAAGATTTTTCGTGATTAtatcaaaacaaattaatttttggtttttgatttttcaattcaaatccaaactaaattcaaaaatttaaatcaaacaaaatcaatttCCAGTTTTCCAATCAAAAGATCCGAACTAAAGtttcaactaaaaaataaatctaaactGTAAACTGTAAAGTTTAttagaaaactaaaatttaattattatttaaaaagtttaaaagtTATAGTTGGAAAATTAGggattataaattaaaattaatcaaataaagacttatttttattgtaagagcgcttaaattttttttggttagtATCACATACCCCAATCTTTTTGCACGCCGAATTACACAAAGTTTACTCCACTAGTACTTTAGCCCAATTCAGAAAATAAACTCTTATTTTAATACAATTTAGAAATTTAGTTTctggtttttcttttttagaCTTAAATCTATTTCAAGCAAATCTTGTATGAGAACGTCTCAATGTCCCAAATTTTAACTTTCTTATTGTTAGAttatcttaaataaaaatttgcaTATTTCGTATTCTTTAGAATTATTTGGTTTAAGTTTACTATCAAAATAACTTTCACTCCTCGAATAAAGTAATACTTTATTTGACTTCAAACATCTATGTAAGGTAGGGCACTagaacttttttattttgttatttaggataaattagaaaattttctGACAAATAGTACATCAATTTCAAACAATTTTCATTAATACTAACGTTGATGTATGAGTTTTATGGAGATggtacttttatttttattaattgtcgTTGTATTGTCTCATTTAAttactcttttttttaataGGGTACCCAACACATTAAAAGAGGAGAAGAATTGTATGAAAATTAAACTTAAGTCTTTACATGagaaaaataatacttatatCAATTCTCCGAATTCCTTTCCTCGACTAACTctcttaaaatatatttataaacttttttatttaactGTTAATTCCTTTGAATAACATCATTTTAGCAATAATTCAAATCTACGTTAGTGGGAAAATTTGTATACAATcacttttaataataattcaaaaaattacTTTATATAACAGTTCATTTTTTATACGGAAAATGATGAAAGAAGGGGAGCAGTTATTTTGAAAAATCACATATAATTGATATCGATCgatcaaattataatttaacttgtaaactctatttatattattaatttttttaaaaaagtttactATGCAAAATGATTTGAAGTGACAATTTTGTATTACACACCACAAAAAGCAACAATTTTAAAGATtcttgttttaaaataaaactattaGTATAAAAAGTTgtaattagttttataaaaattttcgtTAGGCTTAGGTAAATAGATCTATGTTGATCaatcaagtaaaaaaaaaggtataatacgatattaaaaagaaacaaaTCTACCCATCAAAGAAAGAGGCAAGACAGTGTTGAAATTGATTGCACTGATGGTTGCAAACTTGCAATTAACCAACTACTCACTATTAAGATattactaatactaataatcaatacaaatattaaaaaattaaaatgaaaaattaaattgtcTCGCATCATCGTCATATTCAATGTCCTGCTTAGAAGTAGGGTTTGAGTGATGGAAAATAATGGATAATCCATACCCACAGGAAGTACTAGAGAAAAGCAGTCGATTTTACTCTCCAAACATATAGAAACCCTGCATAAAAAGAATATAGATGATGACATTTTTACAAATAAacgagaattaaaaaaaataatagaaacactatctaaaataaaatttttacaaagttaaaaaatattctaaaaaaaaaatcaaataatttcttAGAGAGAAAGGTAGCAACGAATCGCTTTCTAATTTCTACCCAACAAAAGAAGAAAAGTTACTAGTCTAATTTCTTACAATCACTTATGCACGTAAGGAGTATATTGAATAGTGATTGtgactaatgtgtaagaaaaaaaatatatttcctctgtttttttttgtttgtctatTTTACTTTTTCATGTATTTAACGCAAATTTTGAGCCTCGATATCTCATCATAcgtataataatattttttaaaaattatatattaaaattttttgcatcaagacgaatctaacaagatcccacacgaatatattttgtcttgaatatatactttgaaaaatcaaatttaaatttctctcttataaagtggaaaaacttaaagtggaaaataaaaaggaatggagggagtagtcaagtaagatcttatttgaatgGTCTAATCGCTTActttcataaattttatatgtgcaTAGTTCAACatataaatcatcaaaataacacataagATTGCATAAGAAATCAAATGTATCAAGTATAATGGAAtagaaaaagtattaaaaactcTAAATTCTGTGAATGAGTTTAAAAGTgtgaaaaatgagaaaaatatatggatgaacatatgacaattttttaaataaggGGACTACACATTACAAAATCGTAATTCactattctcaaattatatgaGAGGTATAGTACATGACATAATCTTTTGAGTCAGCATAAACATATTTTCCCCTTTTATTAAATAATGTCTCATTAATTTTAAGAGCAaatataaaaaaggaaaaaaaaaagaaaaaggaaaaaagtagCATAAATTAAAAAGGTAGCATGATGCCCCATTTATATCCACCCATTAGGTGGTTGAATACAATACATATCATGTGACTAAACAACAACATGGACAAAAATGATACAACTATGGTTTACATCATTCAATCAATTCCATAATAttcacacacaaacacacaccaAAACCctcaaagaaaagaaaatccTACAAGAATAATAGGTCCCATAATTTCAAATAGCATCttcttgttttctttgaaaatattatttcatgtttcattttcttttagaACTCgtttttattttgactttttgttAGCCCATCcacaattttcatatttattataGATTTATTACGTTATCGACATTCTATCATTTATTGTAACatctataattttatataattcagATGTGTAATGAGATTAATAAGTCAATGTAATTATAATACTTCCTCAAATTCAttgaaaatgagacatttaccTTTTAAtactattcacttattactcttaattttattttattcttaatttataaattaaaaaatagttaaatgaaatcttgtttaattcgtctcaatgcaaagattgttaatatctattttttataatatttcgttaTGTATAATAACAAGTATTAAGcattaaataagtgcattggatagtaTGACTCCTTTTctatgaattggagggagtataatataattcaacataatttgaaattgaaaaactacaattcttaaattaaaaaaCGATAGGATTAAATTATATAGTGACAACTTTAAGTGTCATTAATGTTAAATGGTGGGAAATTGGAAATGATAATAAAagtttagtgtaattttagtacgATAACATCTGgataaatttaataatcataTTTATACAGCTTtgatcatctcattttcttcataaaattcaatttaatagTATACTATTATTTATAGAAATGGTATGAGGCGATAATAGAGGTGAAATCCTAATTTGAAGTGTTGTAAATAATGGTCATTCTGATGTCGTAAATAAAGGTGATTCATTATTTTAGAATGAAGAATACATGGACATGATCACAACGTGAAATAAATGGGCATTATTTAGACcccaataaaaaaaagttgatcATACAACTTGCAACTTGCAAAGCCACTAacagatttttttttagttaattatttAACAACCCTACAAtaacatatttaaaagaatataaaaaaaaaaggatagaaattatagagtataaatataattttaaacatgTTGATAGATtctaaattttatactatatcTTTATTAGAAAACGCCTTAAAGACGTTTGTTAGCATGATCCTACATAGAATGATCATTCAAGACAAGAATACTGCAGAAGCAATCAGTATGGTAGTAATTCTATTTGAAAACGTGTGTTCTCTTGGCCGACACTTCAAAAGCAATACAAAGAGCTACTTCTATACTACAATCAACTATGTACTTTCAAATGTCCATCAGTTACACCATAACTTTCACACTCCCTAGCAGAAAAATTTTGTGTATCAACACATGTTTATCCCATTACAAAGGTGGGTCCACCAGCGTGTTTAAAATTAACTAGTCAAATCAAATACTCCAATCAGCTATCTCCTCTAAACACCAAGTTTTACTGTCTGTAATGGATGTCATCTATGGTGTTACCATTGAGTATTGTAGTGAACACTCCTGAATACTCCCTCTTATATGCTCCAAAGTATGTCACATGGAGTCACTATGCTGATCCGACAAAACATGACCGACTTGACTTAAACTCGACTCAAAGCATTTTTGAAACCAAACCGAGAGATATAATCGAATGCACACTTCTAATTTGAATCATGCAAGTACATTTGAATTAACGAGCGATCCAATTAGACACGTAAACACAAGTACCCGAGTCTGAATAACAATCGTATCCTATCATCCAAATGCATGTACATATACTAATCATACCAAAATGCAAATATTTCAACAAATAACATACGTAAAGCCTTATAGGAAGGATAATACGATGTAAAGACGGAATGAGAATCGAAAATCATTAGCTTCTTACGAAGATAGTGAACGTACACATTTGATTTTTCGAATTAGATATAGCTAGAATTCTTCTCATATGACAAAATATGTATAATTATGAAcagaacaaaaaaacaatttgcaaaGTCTCTATGTAGTCAATTGGCAGTTATTCTATTTCTAATGGATGCTGTTTGAACCACCTATTTCTCCTTTAATCTTCTTTTGCTGCAAAATCAAAACCTCAGCAGAAGTCATAGAATGTGATTCTTTTTCTCTACTTTACTACCCAATTACACCTACTAATTAAACAGAAACTACAAGTTCCTATCCACCAGTCGACGAAGGACCTTGCAACGATTTCGATTCATGTGTAAATGCAGCCAATAATTTTTCTTTCGTTAGCTGATCCGAATCATCAGACCTGATAACGAAAGTATGAAACACAGTATCCGTACCTGCAGCGAGTTTCGAATCGACAACATTGATTTCCGAATCTTTGAACGCCCGGATGACTCTGGCAACTGGGTGTGAATCCAGCGCACAACTAACTTTAACTACCACCTCGTCGTGCACAGCCTGAACTTCAACATCCGAGGCTTGTCCCTGCGAATCTGCACCAGAGTTTGCTTCTGTGCTTGATGTTTTATCCTTTGAAGCGTTGTTAAGTTTCTCTCGTTCGGTTTCCATGTCTTTAAGCTTCTTCTGCAACTCAGTGATATATGAAATCGCATCACCGAGTAGAGATGCTTTATCCATCTTGGATATGTTGGGAACGACTGCTCGCAACGCACAGAACCGTTGATTGAGCTTCTCTCTACGTTGTCGTTCTGCCTCGACGTGATTAAGAGGCTCTTCTCTTCCATTAGCAGGCTTACGCCCTCGTTTACGTGGCCTTCGATCATCTGAAGGACCCGCTCTATCATCTCTACCAGACACCTCAGCATCCGAGTGTTCGGATTCAGCACTACCCGGCTGAGAAATCACTGATGGCCTAGAGGTTGCTCCTGAAAAATCAATCTCGATTTGAGCCGGTTTTTGCTGCTGGAACTGGTTAAGTCGATACTCGTTTCGTATACCATTCACATAGTCCTGCAGCCTCGTCGTGTTTTGAGGGTTATAGATCTCGGTAGTCGTCGCATGTTTTATGCCCGGAATGCTACTCCAATTTGTACCATGAACACCATTCCTAGGACTTTGTCCTGCAAAAGAAAGCTTATTTCCATTTGAATAAGCATCCCAATTCCTATCCTCCATCCTTTTCACTGCAAGTTTCTCCCTGAATGGAGGACGGACTGCGGGGTTTAGATTCTGCCCAAAAACCTTCGTAGCATTGTCGACCCCACGACCAGGGGCAAGGGCCGGTGTAGGAAGGGTACTAATTACAGAAGCACGGGCAGCTACAGTCGAGGCTATAGGAGCATGGACAGGAGCAAGGGCGGGCCTAGGAGCAGAACCGGAAGCAGGAATCGTCGAGGGCAACGGAACAGGATCATCATCCTCAATCTTATGGATTACAACAGGCAAAGACAGGGTCGGTTTAGGTCGAACTACTGTAGGGGAAGTAAATGCAAACTTAAGGGCCTTTAATACATCCTGATGCTCCTTTATGGCCCTCACTGAACCCAACTCAACAACACCAAATTCAGTAGGAATCAAGATTACAGTCTGAATCCCAGCAGATTTCGCAAGAAATGATCTAACacaataatccaatttcgaccTTAAAAGATCAGATTCCCAAACATGTTTACCAGAAGCAAAACATTTCCCTGGTCCACCTTCACCTCTAGGAAAAGAAAAATACATAGAAACCAAAAAGAACATCTCCATATCAGTAACCCTATCCAATCTACAAGCCAAATTATCATCATCAGAACCACCAAACAATGTATTCAATTTCTGAAGAACCCTTTTCCTAATCTTTTGTTGAGCTTCGTCCTCAAGCCTAAAATTCAAAAGTCGAGTCGCCTCCGATTCTTCCCCTTCTCTAGGTTCCCTACAATAACCATCCCCCCAGCTCAAAACCATTTCCCCCGATTTCGCCCTCGAAACTTGCCAAAAGAACCCATAATTCCAGCTAAAATTAGAGGCATTAGGCCTCTCAACAAGATCACATAACTTAATCTGAATATTCTCATTGTTCTCAATACTCACTAATGAAGTTTCAGCTGTAAATGGGCTTGAAATCAAGTATTCAAAAGCTTTAGTACCCAATATGGAGGCGATCATAGCCTTATCTTCTTCATTCCAAACTAACCCTCCACCCATACCCAGCTTTATATTTGTcatataatcaatcaaaatcacaaattaaTCCCTAAATATGAAATACCAACCATATAAAGTAAACCCCAATTTTAAATCTCAGTCGAAAACCCTAAATTACAAACACATACCCACCACTtcatttctatatttatagCTAGAAATAGACTACAAAACTACAAATCCGTTAAATTCAATCACATGTTAAGAATTTAACAAGTGCCCACTTAATTTCAGATCTCATAGATTTTACCCACATGAAAAAAGATTATCACGTTCTTTAAATTACCCAAAAATAGTCAATCAAATATCAATTGTTACACAAAAAAGGAAATATATCaggaaataaagataaatacAAACCAGACCAGACAACTGAAAGCAGAAGAAATATGGGTTTCTGTCCACCAAAAAGACAGCAAAAACTCAATGGAAGAagaaataatcaaatttttcccaaaaaagaaacaatcttTGTGTTTTTGAGAAATTATAAAGAAGAAGgttgaaatttaaattttatttttgttggtaaaaaaagaagaaaatagttAGATTGAGAAAAAAAGAAGAGGAGAGAGATGGAGGGAAGCAAAGGAAATGAGTTATTAGAGGTACAATTTCCTCTCTCTAAATGTTGTGAATACTTTTTCTCTCTCCATCTAAATCCCAACTTACAAATCTCGTGTAGACAACTATGGTTGCTTTTTGTACGGTTAAGGAATAACTATGGTTAATTGGTACACATTTGTTATTCTCGTTTGTACTTGGTGTATGGTGTGTTCACATTTCCTATGTGACACTCAAATTTGTTTGGTGTGTTTGATGAAAGATTGATTATCGGTAGTTTAATTGATAGCTCGCTCATTAATTTGAAcaattgattttatttactagtttaataattaattttaaatttgctaATATGagtattttgttcaaaaataatttattgataataatatgtTGTTTCAACtagttaatttaattaacaGTGATATTGAATAATTTAACTATCCAATTTtctatttgtatcaaaataagctaaagaTGTCCAATTAACCATTATTTCAAACACCCCCTTTTACCTTTCATTTtggattattttaataaatttgtcttatttttatttttagatatagttttttatttttagtcttTATATTCTCTCGTATTTTTAAATATCTCACTACTTTAATAGATATAAcctatactttctccgttccaaAATATTTGCACCAAATATATTTTTGCGcaattataactaaaaattata
This genomic window contains:
- the LOC130809633 gene encoding transcription factor MTB1, which codes for MTNIKLGMGGGLVWNEEDKAMIASILGTKAFEYLISSPFTAETSLVSIENNENIQIKLCDLVERPNASNFSWNYGFFWQVSRAKSGEMVLSWGDGYCREPREGEESEATRLLNFRLEDEAQQKIRKRVLQKLNTLFGGSDDDNLACRLDRVTDMEMFFLVSMYFSFPRGEGGPGKCFASGKHVWESDLLRSKLDYCVRSFLAKSAGIQTVILIPTEFGVVELGSVRAIKEHQDVLKALKFAFTSPTVVRPKPTLSLPVVIHKIEDDDPVPLPSTIPASGSAPRPALAPVHAPIASTVAARASVISTLPTPALAPGRGVDNATKVFGQNLNPAVRPPFREKLAVKRMEDRNWDAYSNGNKLSFAGQSPRNGVHGTNWSSIPGIKHATTTEIYNPQNTTRLQDYVNGIRNEYRLNQFQQQKPAQIEIDFSGATSRPSVISQPGSAESEHSDAEVSGRDDRAGPSDDRRPRKRGRKPANGREEPLNHVEAERQRREKLNQRFCALRAVVPNISKMDKASLLGDAISYITELQKKLKDMETEREKLNNASKDKTSSTEANSGADSQGQASDVEVQAVHDEVVVKVSCALDSHPVARVIRAFKDSEINVVDSKLAAGTDTVFHTFVIRSDDSDQLTKEKLLAAFTHESKSLQGPSSTGG